One part of the Stegostoma tigrinum isolate sSteTig4 chromosome 14, sSteTig4.hap1, whole genome shotgun sequence genome encodes these proteins:
- the LOC125457704 gene encoding cytochrome c oxidase assembly protein COX18, mitochondrial isoform X3 → MKYLCVQSKLDGLKRWLVSFRFRKNLHRIISELYVRDNCHPFKASLLIWIQLPLWILISVALRNLSLAASDTAAASAVQDLAIGGVLWFPDLTLPDSTWILPISLGLVNLLIVEIFALRRIELSKFQKYATYLIRGISVLMVPIAATVPSSMALYWLTSSCVGLGQNLLLRSRSLRTLCQIPKMKSDSDTPFRDLSAGLVAKYFPKK, encoded by the exons ATGAAGTATCTGTGcgtgcaaagcaagttggatggACTGAAAAGGTGGCTCG TCAGTTTTCGCTTCAGGAAGAATCTTCACAGGATTATCTCTGAGCTGTATGTACGTGACAACTGTCATCCTTTCAAAGCCAGTCTACTGATCTGGATCCAGTTGCCGTTGTGGATTCTCATATCTGTCGCCTTGCGGAATTTGAGCCTTGCAGCTTCTGATACTGCAGCAG CCTCTGCTGTTCAGGACCTAGCAATAGGAGGAGTACTTTGGTTTCCTGACCTTACTTTGCCAGATTCCACCTGGATTTTGCCCATCTCATTAGgacttgtaaatcttttaatAGTTGAG ATTTTTGCTCTCCGGAGAATCGAATTGTCGAAATTTCAGAAATACGCCACTTACCTGATCCGTGGAATCTCAGTGCTAATGGTTCCGATTGCTGCAACGGTGCCCTCA TCTATGGCTCTCTATTGGTTGACCTCTAGCTGTGTGGGCCTTGGACAGAATTTGTTGTTACGTTCTCGCAGCCTTCGCACTCTCTGCCAGATTCCCAAGATGAAGTCGGACTCAGACACTCCTTTCAGAGACTTATCAGCGGGACTTGTTGCAAAATATTTTCCTAAGAAGTGA